Proteins encoded by one window of Alkalinema sp. FACHB-956:
- a CDS encoding DNA adenine methylase, translating to MLTQVRPTAVPRPFLKWAGGKSQLLPQYESFFPKDYRTYYEPFLGGGAVFFHLRPKKSFLADINLEVINVYRCIRDEVHDVIDLLREHHDRHCEDHYYHVRSQVMVNDEWFWTGNNLERAARILYLNKTCFNGLYRENSKGHFNVPMGKYKNPSIYDPDLLRACSESLKATRIEPVGFEEVLKYAKSSKDFVYFDPPYHPISSTSKFTSYNRYSFLEAEQTRLRDVFAKLCDRGVKVMLSNSDCEFIRELYAGYNIHTIYASRHINSNGSKRGKITELLITSY from the coding sequence ATGCTGACCCAAGTTCGACCCACTGCCGTTCCCCGCCCCTTCCTCAAATGGGCTGGTGGGAAAAGTCAACTGCTCCCGCAGTATGAATCGTTCTTCCCCAAAGACTACCGGACGTACTACGAGCCGTTTTTGGGGGGAGGTGCCGTCTTTTTCCATTTGCGTCCCAAAAAGAGCTTCCTGGCGGACATTAACCTTGAGGTGATTAACGTCTACCGTTGCATCCGCGACGAGGTGCATGACGTGATCGATCTCCTGCGCGAACACCACGATCGCCACTGCGAAGATCATTACTATCATGTGCGATCGCAGGTGATGGTCAATGACGAATGGTTTTGGACGGGCAACAACCTGGAGCGGGCGGCTCGGATTTTGTATCTCAACAAGACCTGTTTTAATGGGTTGTACCGGGAAAATTCCAAGGGCCATTTCAATGTGCCGATGGGGAAATACAAGAATCCCAGCATTTACGATCCCGATCTGCTGCGGGCTTGTTCGGAATCCTTGAAGGCGACACGCATTGAACCCGTGGGGTTTGAAGAGGTGTTGAAGTATGCCAAGTCGTCTAAGGATTTTGTCTACTTTGACCCGCCCTACCATCCCATCAGTTCCACCAGCAAATTTACTTCCTACAATCGTTATTCGTTTTTGGAAGCGGAGCAAACTCGGCTGCGGGATGTTTTTGCCAAGTTGTGCGATCGGGGGGTGAAGGTGATGCTATCGAATTCGGACTGTGAGTTCATTCGTGAGCTTTATGCAGGCTACAACATTCACACGATTTACGCATCCCGTCATATCAATTCCAACGGCAGCAAGCGCGGCAAAATCACCGAACTCCTGATTACGTCCTATTAG
- a CDS encoding DUF751 family protein — protein sequence MQDLWTTISKYPRFLIGVILGVFLNLLAPLGPLFKRPVTAIALIGVMLGIVGFFIFTLQGMLGLNPV from the coding sequence ATGCAAGACCTTTGGACAACAATCTCTAAATATCCCCGTTTTTTAATTGGCGTGATCCTGGGTGTGTTTTTGAACCTACTCGCGCCGCTTGGCCCTCTGTTTAAGCGTCCCGTCACCGCGATCGCCTTGATCGGTGTCATGTTAGGAATTGTGGGCTTTTTTATATTTACCTTGCAAGGGATGCTGGGTCTGAATCCGGTCTAA
- the rbfA gene encoding 30S ribosome-binding factor RbfA yields the protein MATDRRVARVAEQIKREVSQLLMSGIKDDRVGTGMVSVTDVNVSGDLQHAKIFVSIYGTDEARAETMKGLQSATGYVRSVLGQRVRLRRTPEVIFVEDRSLERGTQILGLINRLTEERKTSGVEEWLDRPEEDGAEDEATPALES from the coding sequence ATGGCAACCGATCGACGAGTCGCTCGCGTCGCAGAACAGATCAAGCGCGAGGTCAGCCAACTGTTAATGAGCGGAATCAAGGACGATCGCGTCGGCACGGGCATGGTCAGTGTGACGGATGTGAATGTTTCCGGCGATTTGCAGCACGCCAAAATCTTTGTCAGCATCTACGGCACCGATGAAGCTCGGGCGGAGACGATGAAGGGCTTGCAGTCGGCGACGGGCTATGTGCGCAGTGTGCTGGGGCAGCGGGTTAGGCTACGGCGGACTCCAGAGGTCATCTTTGTGGAAGACCGATCGCTGGAGCGGGGCACGCAAATTCTGGGGCTGATCAATCGGCTGACGGAAGAGCGGAAAACCTCTGGGGTGGAAGAATGGCTCGATCGACCGGAGGAAGACGGGGCGGAGGATGAAGCCACGCCAGCTCTGGAATCTTAA
- a CDS encoding glycoside hydrolase family 3 N-terminal domain-containing protein produces the protein MQLPDLNQLSLAQQVAQMVVVRTTGFLFDHQLQYPQWEADRVTLHRLVAEVGVGGIIFLGGSAAELALKIQELQHWAPIPLLTCADVEEGVGQRFTGATWFPPPMALAGVAQRDRQQAEHLAEAMGRSTAREAWAIGLNWILTPTVDVNNNPANPVINVRAFGEDAAIVSRLTEAFIRGTQDYPVLNCAKHFPGHGDTAIDSHWDVPLIPHGWERLEQVEFPPFRTAIAAGVDAIMSAHLRVPALDADQVTTFSRSVMTALLREQWGFAGLVVTDALVMGAIADRYGNDEAAVLAVEAGCDLLMMPVDAEGAIAAVCQAVAAGRIPAEQIRASLGRIWQAKERVCLSSQDRSEEASTNRSGHRSEDRSMARSTDRFIGETTDRSEARSIDRTLDFQARLLTELAQPETMATVQQILQASMQVQVPNSSRLVPTAGQSPQDSPLRNLILVDESLGSPFLGRTAPAIVLPQAKGYHSVIVDRNTPDVAAWAVQPTLLQVFLRGNPLRSQAAALEQVKAIVQALAIESAQLQAIVVYGSPYVAQALFALVPPEVATVFTYGQLPLAQTLALDTLFATIDRSLDASDKEGMF, from the coding sequence ATGCAGCTTCCAGATTTGAATCAACTCTCCCTCGCCCAGCAAGTGGCGCAGATGGTGGTGGTGCGCACGACAGGATTTTTATTTGACCACCAGTTACAGTACCCCCAGTGGGAGGCCGATCGGGTGACGCTTCACCGTCTGGTCGCTGAGGTTGGGGTTGGGGGAATCATTTTTTTGGGTGGCAGTGCGGCGGAACTGGCCCTCAAAATTCAGGAATTGCAGCATTGGGCACCGATTCCGTTGCTGACCTGTGCCGATGTGGAAGAGGGCGTGGGGCAGCGGTTTACTGGGGCGACGTGGTTTCCGCCTCCCATGGCACTGGCGGGGGTGGCGCAACGGGATCGCCAGCAAGCCGAGCACCTGGCGGAAGCCATGGGCAGATCGACGGCGCGGGAAGCCTGGGCGATCGGGTTGAATTGGATTCTCACGCCGACGGTGGATGTCAATAATAACCCGGCCAATCCGGTGATTAATGTCCGCGCCTTTGGGGAAGATGCGGCGATCGTGAGTCGCTTAACCGAGGCGTTTATTCGGGGAACCCAGGACTATCCGGTGCTGAACTGTGCCAAGCATTTTCCGGGTCATGGTGATACGGCGATCGATTCCCATTGGGATGTCCCGCTGATTCCCCACGGTTGGGAACGGTTGGAGCAGGTGGAGTTTCCGCCCTTTAGGACGGCGATCGCGGCGGGGGTGGATGCGATCATGAGTGCCCATCTGCGGGTTCCGGCCTTGGATGCTGACCAGGTGACGACGTTTTCCCGATCGGTGATGACGGCGCTATTACGCGAGCAGTGGGGCTTTGCGGGGTTGGTGGTGACGGATGCGCTGGTCATGGGCGCGATCGCCGATCGCTACGGCAATGACGAGGCGGCGGTGTTGGCGGTGGAGGCAGGTTGTGATCTGTTGATGATGCCCGTTGACGCGGAGGGGGCGATCGCGGCGGTGTGTCAGGCGGTGGCAGCAGGACGCATTCCCGCTGAGCAGATCCGGGCATCTTTGGGTCGAATTTGGCAGGCGAAGGAACGGGTGTGTCTATCCTCACAGGATCGATCAGAGGAAGCATCAACAAATCGATCAGGGCATCGATCAGAGGATCGATCAATGGCGCGATCAACCGATCGATTCATTGGAGAGACAACAGATCGATCAGAGGCCCGATCAATCGATCGCACCCTCGATTTCCAAGCGCGACTACTCACAGAATTGGCCCAGCCGGAAACGATGGCGACGGTGCAGCAAATTTTGCAGGCTTCGATGCAAGTGCAGGTTCCCAATTCCTCGCGCCTTGTGCCAACGGCAGGCCAATCGCCGCAGGATTCCCCGCTGCGCAATTTAATCCTGGTGGATGAAAGTCTGGGTTCTCCGTTTTTGGGGCGAACGGCTCCCGCGATCGTGCTACCCCAGGCCAAGGGCTACCATTCGGTCATCGTCGATCGCAATACTCCCGACGTAGCGGCGTGGGCTGTGCAACCTACGCTACTGCAAGTGTTCCTGCGGGGGAACCCGTTGCGCAGTCAGGCGGCGGCGTTGGAGCAGGTGAAGGCGATCGTGCAGGCATTGGCGATCGAATCAGCGCAGTTACAGGCGATCGTGGTCTATGGTAGTCCCTACGTGGCGCAGGCATTGTTTGCTTTAGTCCCGCCGGAGGTCGCCACCGTCTTTACCTACGGTCAACTCCCCTTGGCGCAAACCCTGGCGCTGGACACGCTCTTTGCAACGATCGATCGATCGTTGGACGCCTCTGATAAAGAAGGAATGTTTTGA
- a CDS encoding AAA family ATPase, with the protein MLSGQEFAKLGERDEVSPFSEIGVKNFKSFKEERRIKLGNLTILAGANSSGKSSFMQPLLLMKQTIEASYDPGALLLSGPNIQFTSGEQLISKISPQENYFTVYLATSGIGLKSSFSWTPGMGFDIAEQISEFLKVNRWISLRPSMNSHEIQQALNLALVDNHPIDEYQVLREYCFLQFKLGVHKGIYRLTNRSFIRLLSQIIHVPALRGNPTRSYQTAAVRGTTFVGQFESYVANIVDRFQQENSESFAQLVRAFQTLGLTDLIQTQRLNDTQIELRVGRVLGQPDHQDTVNIADVGFGVSQVLPVIVALLVAQPGQLVYIEQPEIHLHPRAQVALAEIFADAAHRGVRVVVETHSELFLLGIQTLVAEEQLDPNLVKLHWFTRQPDGSSQVTSADLDTTGAFGDWPEDFGSTALALENRYLNAAEKQLWQTSHG; encoded by the coding sequence ATGCTATCAGGTCAAGAATTTGCAAAATTAGGTGAGCGGGACGAGGTTAGTCCATTTTCTGAAATAGGGGTCAAAAATTTCAAATCCTTCAAAGAAGAAAGACGAATTAAACTGGGAAATCTGACTATCTTAGCGGGTGCCAACAGTTCAGGGAAGTCGAGCTTTATGCAGCCGCTGTTACTCATGAAGCAGACGATCGAGGCTAGCTATGATCCCGGTGCCCTTTTACTCTCTGGCCCCAATATTCAATTCACATCCGGCGAACAGTTAATTTCTAAGATCAGTCCACAAGAAAACTACTTTACAGTTTATTTAGCAACTTCAGGAATAGGTTTGAAGAGTTCTTTTTCTTGGACTCCTGGAATGGGATTTGATATTGCTGAACAAATCTCAGAATTTTTGAAGGTAAATAGATGGATTTCCTTACGACCTAGTATGAATAGTCATGAAATTCAGCAAGCTCTAAACCTTGCATTGGTTGATAATCATCCAATTGATGAATATCAAGTTTTGCGAGAATATTGTTTTCTACAATTTAAACTAGGAGTTCACAAGGGAATATACCGTCTAACAAATCGTTCTTTTATTAGACTCCTCAGCCAAATTATTCACGTTCCCGCCCTTCGGGGAAATCCTACTAGAAGTTATCAAACTGCGGCAGTTCGTGGTACCACGTTCGTAGGCCAATTTGAGAGCTATGTCGCCAATATTGTCGATCGCTTTCAGCAGGAAAACTCAGAATCCTTTGCTCAGCTTGTCCGGGCTTTCCAAACCTTGGGCTTGACGGATTTGATTCAGACCCAGCGGCTCAATGATACCCAAATTGAATTGCGCGTGGGACGGGTTTTGGGACAACCCGATCACCAAGATACGGTCAATATCGCTGATGTTGGATTTGGTGTTTCCCAAGTTCTTCCAGTCATTGTTGCTTTATTGGTTGCACAGCCTGGGCAGTTAGTTTACATTGAACAACCTGAAATTCATCTCCATCCCCGTGCTCAGGTCGCCCTTGCTGAAATTTTCGCTGATGCTGCTCATCGTGGAGTGAGGGTTGTTGTAGAAACTCACAGCGAGTTGTTTCTCTTAGGAATTCAAACGTTAGTCGCCGAAGAACAGCTTGACCCGAATCTTGTCAAGCTACATTGGTTTACGCGCCAGCCCGATGGGTCTTCTCAGGTGACGAGTGCAGACTTAGATACAACAGGTGCCTTTGGGGATTGGCCAGAGGATTTTGGATCAACGGCACTGGCGTTGGAAAACCGCTACCTCAATGCAGCAGAAAAACAGCTCTGGCAGACATCCCATGGTTGA
- the glsA gene encoding glutaminase A, whose amino-acid sequence MTDGDRLSQLLHTLHQRYQSLREGQVADYIPELSKVDPDLFSICIVTTQGEIYSVGDHDHLFTVQSISKVFSYGLALEDHGRDYVLTRVGVEPTGEDFNSIVLDEASKRPYNPMVNAGAIATTSLIKGKTPVDRLNRLLEMFNRYIGHDVFIDVSVFLSERMTGHRNRAMAHLMRNFGMIDDPIEESLDLYFQQCSVLVNCQDLAIMAATLANRGINPITQERAIDRRYVRDLLSVMYTCGMYNFAGEWAYTVGFPAKSGVSGGIIGVVPNQMGIGIFSPPLDVRGNSVRGVQVCEALSQDLNLHVFDCQGC is encoded by the coding sequence ATGACTGACGGCGATCGCCTATCTCAACTGCTCCACACCCTGCACCAACGCTATCAATCCCTGCGGGAAGGCCAAGTGGCAGATTACATTCCAGAATTGTCTAAAGTTGATCCCGATCTGTTTAGCATTTGCATTGTGACAACGCAGGGGGAGATTTATTCCGTTGGGGATCACGATCACCTCTTTACCGTGCAGTCCATTTCCAAGGTCTTTAGCTATGGGTTGGCATTAGAAGATCATGGTCGGGATTATGTGCTGACGCGGGTGGGTGTGGAGCCAACGGGCGAGGATTTTAATTCGATCGTGTTGGATGAAGCCTCGAAGCGTCCCTACAATCCCATGGTGAATGCTGGGGCGATCGCGACGACGAGTTTAATTAAGGGTAAGACACCCGTCGATCGGTTAAATCGATTACTGGAAATGTTCAATCGCTATATTGGTCATGATGTCTTTATTGATGTGTCAGTGTTTTTGTCGGAACGGATGACGGGGCATCGCAACCGAGCTATGGCACACCTGATGCGAAATTTCGGCATGATCGATGATCCGATCGAGGAATCGTTGGATTTGTATTTCCAGCAGTGTTCGGTATTGGTCAATTGTCAGGATTTGGCAATTATGGCGGCGACGTTGGCGAATCGAGGTATTAATCCGATTACGCAGGAGCGGGCGATTGATCGCCGTTATGTGCGGGATCTGTTGAGTGTGATGTATACCTGCGGGATGTATAACTTTGCGGGGGAATGGGCCTATACCGTGGGCTTTCCGGCCAAGAGTGGGGTTTCCGGCGGCATTATTGGTGTCGTTCCCAATCAAATGGGAATTGGCATTTTTTCGCCGCCGTTGGATGTGCGGGGGAACAGTGTGCGGGGGGTGCAGGTGTGTGAGGCGCTGTCCCAGGATTTGAATTTACATGTGTTCGATTGCCAAGGGTGCTGA
- a CDS encoding iron uptake porin yields the protein MNQKLLKTLLWLNPCLLGAGLLLSGSARADEVLTNDLAANPAMEQVTSVSQLSDVKPTDWAFQALQSLVERYGCIAGYPDRTYRGNRAMTRYEFAAGVNACMDRVNELIAAATADLVKKEDLATLQKLQEEFAAELATLRGRVDALEAKTATLEKQQFSTTTKLSGEVVVGRGNVMFGESTGLNALGVAVPEVKPSRNSVVGYRARLNLDTSFTGKDLLRTRIQAGNLGFSQDATGIPEGSLRLSADSGNSATIDALLYQFPLGEKTTVVVEANAGAADDFTDTLNPYLDGDGGSGALSHFGTRNAIYYLLGGTGIAVKHEFSDQLELSAGYLAGAAADPASGSGLFSGPYGAIAQLTFKPSEQLKVGLTYVHSYKTTFNSAGSPTGSLNANLLVPTDSDGDLVNDTFDTLTSPFSSNSFGIGASFQISPKIVLNGSVGYTKTRVLKGTKGDLDIWNWMVGLAFPDLGKTGAVAGVIVGMEPKVTGTSASLSNLRDRDTSLHVEAFYQYPINDNIAITPGLIWLTSPNHDNRNDSILIGTLRTTFTF from the coding sequence ATGAATCAAAAACTACTGAAAACGTTACTTTGGCTGAATCCTTGCCTGCTGGGGGCTGGGTTGCTGCTATCTGGATCGGCCCGTGCGGATGAAGTCTTGACGAATGACCTAGCCGCTAATCCCGCCATGGAGCAAGTCACCTCCGTTTCCCAGTTGTCCGATGTCAAGCCGACGGATTGGGCCTTCCAAGCCTTGCAGTCCCTGGTGGAGCGCTATGGTTGCATTGCGGGTTACCCCGATCGCACCTATCGCGGCAACCGTGCCATGACCCGCTACGAATTTGCAGCGGGCGTCAATGCCTGCATGGATCGAGTCAATGAACTGATCGCTGCGGCGACGGCGGATCTCGTCAAAAAAGAAGACCTCGCCACCCTGCAAAAATTGCAAGAAGAATTTGCCGCTGAACTCGCGACTCTGCGTGGGCGAGTTGATGCCTTGGAAGCTAAAACGGCAACATTAGAAAAACAACAGTTCTCCACCACCACCAAACTCAGCGGCGAAGTGGTTGTGGGACGCGGCAATGTCATGTTTGGTGAAAGTACTGGGTTGAATGCCCTGGGCGTCGCGGTGCCTGAAGTCAAACCCAGCCGCAATTCCGTGGTTGGCTATCGCGCCCGCCTCAACCTCGACACCAGCTTCACTGGAAAAGACCTCCTACGCACCCGGATTCAAGCAGGCAACCTCGGCTTCAGCCAAGACGCCACGGGCATTCCCGAAGGCTCCCTGCGGTTGTCCGCCGATTCCGGCAACAGTGCGACGATCGATGCCCTGCTCTACCAATTCCCCTTGGGCGAAAAAACAACGGTGGTCGTGGAAGCCAACGCAGGTGCAGCCGATGACTTTACCGATACCCTCAATCCCTACCTAGACGGCGACGGTGGCAGTGGCGCATTGTCCCACTTCGGAACCCGCAACGCGATTTACTACCTGTTGGGGGGCACGGGAATTGCGGTGAAGCATGAGTTTAGCGATCAGTTGGAACTGAGTGCAGGGTATCTGGCCGGAGCTGCGGCAGATCCAGCTTCGGGCAGTGGCCTCTTCAGTGGCCCCTACGGCGCGATCGCCCAGTTAACCTTCAAGCCCAGCGAACAACTGAAGGTCGGCTTGACCTATGTGCATTCCTACAAAACGACGTTTAACAGCGCCGGTAGCCCCACGGGTAGCTTGAATGCCAACCTGTTGGTGCCGACGGATAGCGATGGTGATTTGGTGAACGATACCTTTGATACCCTCACATCGCCCTTCTCTAGCAATTCCTTTGGTATTGGTGCATCCTTCCAAATCAGCCCCAAAATTGTGCTGAATGGTTCCGTGGGGTATACGAAAACCCGTGTTCTCAAAGGGACTAAAGGCGATCTGGATATCTGGAATTGGATGGTGGGCTTGGCCTTCCCCGATCTGGGTAAAACGGGGGCAGTGGCTGGCGTGATTGTGGGGATGGAACCCAAGGTGACGGGCACCAGTGCGTCATTGAGTAATTTGCGCGATCGGGATACTTCGCTGCATGTGGAAGCGTTTTATCAGTATCCAATCAACGACAATATTGCCATCACCCCTGGTTTGATCTGGCTCACCTCGCCTAACCACGACAATCGCAATGATTCCATCCTGATTGGCACGTTGCGGACGACGTTTACGTTCTAA
- a CDS encoding peptidylprolyl isomerase, whose translation MTRAIMETDKGTINLELFDVDAPNTVKNFVELSEKGFYDGLAFHRVIPNFMIQGGCPNTRPGERGMPGTGGPGYKIKCEINNNLHKAGTLSMAHAGKDTGGSQFFICHSPQPHLDGVHTVFGQTNDMDVVNAIRQGDRIVKVTIEA comes from the coding sequence ATGACCCGTGCCATCATGGAAACGGATAAAGGAACGATTAATCTAGAGCTTTTTGATGTGGATGCACCGAATACGGTGAAAAACTTCGTAGAACTTTCAGAAAAAGGGTTTTATGACGGGTTAGCATTCCATCGCGTCATTCCGAACTTTATGATTCAGGGTGGTTGTCCCAATACCCGCCCCGGCGAACGGGGCATGCCCGGAACCGGTGGCCCTGGTTACAAGATTAAGTGTGAGATTAACAACAATCTTCACAAAGCCGGGACGCTATCCATGGCCCACGCGGGTAAAGACACCGGGGGCAGCCAGTTCTTTATCTGCCATTCTCCCCAACCCCACTTGGATGGAGTTCATACTGTTTTTGGTCAAACGAATGACATGGATGTCGTCAATGCCATTCGTCAGGGCGATCGCATCGTTAAAGTGACGATCGAAGCCTAA
- a CDS encoding folylpolyglutamate synthase/dihydrofolate synthase family protein has translation MNIDAFLQTFARFGIHLGLETSQALMDALDNPQDEIPVIHVAGSNGKGSVCAYLSSILAEAGYRVGRYTSPHLVSWTERICINGKPIAESDLWNTLQAVNAAIPIGVQPTQFEVFTAAMWLYFAEQEVDIAVVEVGLGGRLDATNVVDEPLLTIITSISLEHTERLGDTLEKIAAEKAGILKKDCPAIIGKMPEEASAVITRRAYELYCPTFYPAPAKPLGQGWAAYEGFEWFEIDDEGVALVPRTLTFEMPLPGEVQLNNVSLAIAAMLLLRHDSWEITDEAITAGIAKTQWLGRLQWHSWQGHKILIDGAHNSDSAKNLRAFVDRQPVRQIHWVMGMLSTKNHQEMFEYLLRSGDSLYLVPVPGHSSADLAALVTLAKTVCPGLERVWVFDDVQKGLQAATDNTQFQELVVLCGSLYLLGHFFAQEGIPKT, from the coding sequence TTGAATATCGACGCCTTTTTACAAACCTTTGCCCGCTTTGGCATTCATCTGGGACTCGAAACCAGTCAAGCGCTGATGGATGCGCTGGACAACCCCCAGGATGAAATTCCCGTGATTCACGTCGCCGGAAGCAATGGCAAAGGCTCGGTCTGTGCCTATCTATCCTCCATCTTGGCGGAAGCTGGTTATCGAGTAGGCCGCTACACCTCACCCCATTTAGTGAGCTGGACAGAACGCATTTGCATCAACGGTAAACCGATCGCAGAATCGGATCTATGGAATACCCTGCAAGCCGTCAATGCAGCCATCCCGATCGGGGTACAACCCACCCAATTTGAAGTCTTTACCGCCGCCATGTGGCTTTACTTCGCTGAACAGGAAGTGGATATTGCCGTGGTTGAAGTGGGCTTGGGTGGACGGTTGGATGCCACCAACGTGGTGGATGAACCGTTGCTGACCATCATCACCTCCATCAGCCTAGAACACACCGAACGCTTGGGCGATACCCTGGAAAAAATTGCCGCAGAAAAAGCAGGCATTCTGAAAAAAGACTGTCCAGCCATCATCGGCAAAATGCCGGAGGAGGCATCCGCAGTCATCACTCGGCGGGCTTACGAGCTGTACTGTCCCACCTTTTATCCCGCGCCCGCCAAACCCTTAGGCCAAGGGTGGGCCGCCTACGAAGGCTTTGAATGGTTTGAAATCGATGATGAAGGCGTTGCATTGGTGCCCCGCACCCTAACCTTTGAAATGCCATTGCCGGGAGAAGTGCAACTGAACAACGTCTCGTTAGCGATCGCAGCGATGCTGTTACTGCGCCATGATAGTTGGGAAATTACCGACGAAGCGATTACAGCGGGAATCGCTAAAACCCAGTGGCTAGGGCGTTTGCAATGGCATTCCTGGCAAGGCCATAAGATTCTTATCGACGGGGCACACAATTCTGACAGTGCGAAAAATTTAAGAGCCTTTGTCGATCGCCAGCCAGTCCGGCAGATCCATTGGGTCATGGGGATGCTGTCTACCAAAAACCACCAGGAAATGTTTGAATATCTCCTGAGATCGGGCGATTCCTTATATCTCGTCCCCGTTCCGGGCCACAGCTCTGCGGACTTAGCAGCCTTGGTAACTCTGGCAAAAACCGTTTGCCCTGGGTTGGAGCGCGTCTGGGTCTTTGATGATGTGCAAAAGGGACTCCAAGCTGCCACAGACAACACACAATTCCAGGAACTCGTCGTGCTGTGTGGTTCACTCTATTTACTGGGACACTTTTTCGCCCAGGAAGGCATTCCTAAGACCTAG
- the murQ gene encoding N-acetylmuramic acid 6-phosphate etherase, which translates to METRGHLLTEQINPKSANLDQLSALEIVDVFNQEDAQTIAAIAQAREALAEAIDRIAEALRQGGRLFYIGAGTSGRLGVLDASECPPTFCTPPEMVQGLIAGGAAALVKSSEGLEDRADDGAAAIAERGLGDRDVLVGIAAGGTTPYVHGALAEARRRGATTMFMACVPQEQVAAAVDVDIRLLVGPEVLAGSTRLKSGTVTKMALNILSTGAMVRLGKVYGNRMVDVAVTNTKLHDRALRILTDLTGVDRATADGLLVRSGQSVKLALLMHWTGLEREAGEALLAETQGDLRRAIGQHEQTRA; encoded by the coding sequence ATGGAAACACGCGGACATTTGCTGACGGAACAAATTAATCCCAAGAGTGCCAACTTGGATCAACTGTCTGCGTTGGAAATTGTCGATGTCTTTAACCAGGAGGATGCCCAGACGATCGCGGCGATCGCCCAAGCGCGGGAGGCGTTGGCGGAGGCGATCGATCGGATTGCGGAGGCGTTGCGCCAGGGGGGACGGTTGTTCTACATTGGCGCGGGCACCAGTGGCCGGTTGGGGGTGCTAGATGCGTCGGAATGTCCGCCTACGTTTTGCACGCCGCCGGAAATGGTGCAGGGCTTGATTGCTGGGGGCGCGGCGGCCTTGGTCAAGAGCTCGGAAGGGCTGGAGGATCGGGCCGATGATGGTGCGGCAGCGATCGCGGAACGGGGCCTGGGAGATCGGGATGTGCTGGTGGGCATTGCCGCTGGGGGTACCACACCCTACGTCCACGGGGCGCTGGCGGAGGCACGGCGGCGCGGTGCAACGACGATGTTTATGGCCTGTGTGCCCCAGGAGCAGGTGGCAGCGGCGGTGGATGTGGATATTCGCCTCTTAGTGGGGCCGGAGGTGCTGGCGGGGTCAACGCGGCTGAAGTCGGGGACGGTGACGAAGATGGCACTGAATATCCTCTCGACAGGGGCAATGGTGCGGCTGGGCAAGGTCTATGGCAACCGCATGGTGGATGTGGCGGTGACGAATACGAAACTGCACGATCGGGCGTTGCGGATTTTGACGGATTTGACGGGGGTCGATCGGGCAACGGCGGATGGGTTATTGGTGCGCAGTGGGCAGTCGGTGAAGTTGGCGCTGCTGATGCATTGGACGGGGTTGGAACGGGAAGCGGGAGAAGCGTTGTTGGCGGAAACCCAAGGGGATCTGCGCAGGGCGATCGGGCAACACGAGCAGACGCGCGCTTAA
- a CDS encoding DUF3110 domain-containing protein, translating into MALMMAQRRHNPAPADSSRRFWRSSVSGIPKMEYPDKEIQRNFECRLAMRVFVLLFNVGTDNEGLHSIDLGGQNIVLMFEEEDDATRYALMLEAQDFPEASVEAFPQEEIEEFCRDAGFDCRLIPQNFRPANDFERLLLAPPENNRDNFDWSPEGAPAEPASPTVDEPEGMSQDELEAMRRRLEGLL; encoded by the coding sequence ATGGCGTTAATGATGGCGCAGCGACGGCACAACCCGGCTCCAGCGGATTCCAGCCGGAGATTCTGGCGATCGTCTGTCTCTGGAATTCCCAAGATGGAGTACCCTGATAAAGAAATCCAAAGAAATTTTGAGTGCCGGTTAGCCATGCGTGTCTTCGTTTTACTTTTCAACGTCGGAACAGATAACGAAGGACTTCATTCGATCGATCTAGGTGGCCAGAACATTGTTTTGATGTTTGAGGAGGAAGATGATGCGACGCGCTATGCGTTGATGCTGGAGGCGCAGGATTTTCCGGAGGCATCGGTGGAGGCGTTCCCCCAGGAGGAAATTGAGGAGTTTTGTCGGGATGCAGGGTTTGACTGCCGCTTGATTCCGCAGAATTTCCGTCCCGCCAATGACTTTGAGCGCTTGCTGCTGGCTCCCCCAGAAAACAATCGGGATAATTTTGATTGGTCGCCGGAGGGAGCACCAGCCGAGCCCGCCAGTCCCACGGTGGATGAACCGGAGGGGATGAGCCAGGATGAGCTGGAGGCGATGCGGCGACGCTTAGAAGGATTGCTGTAG